A region of Desulforamulus hydrothermalis Lam5 = DSM 18033 DNA encodes the following proteins:
- a CDS encoding alpha/beta hydrolase-fold protein translates to MRKIVITGLILFMALLIAACGSTEESLSEAAMEDTVITKTSNMNSQEAEQNVMIPKAIEEIPDGYFKASEQPGTLTDLYYDTYESFSYDEKSKPLKKHAVVYLPYGYSKNQKYDVFYLMHGGWGDETTILGIPTQPSSFKNVIDNAIAAGEIKPLIIVCPTYNNTNENGLDSANFSLAMQLTRNYHNELLNDLIPAVEGTYSTYAASTSAEDLIASRDHRGFGGFSMGSVATWRTFQYGLDYFHYFLPMSCGTTLDDKEIFAAADGHDPNDYFVFVMTGTDDFAYTYDKNRTDLMRTSAYFTDVDDKASGNFAFHVKKGYSHGGNAAMEYTYNGMKAFWSGKEETQEKQQGVRSVLGNDQSYKAFTADTRIKDVIQDPAFGNFGRLLFPTDKGYYGGDTLGKLSLTWYSNINPDRTVEIANYLKERVLSGDTVFYDIYSDEEKAQDPDKEDTGLFFFRGNKGAKTAIVNAGGGFVFVGAMQDSFPHALELSKKGYNAFALIYRPGSQTACEDLARAIAFLHENADELGIDMQDYSLWGGSAGARMAAWLGSYGTESFGEKRYPRPAAVIMQYTGLSEVTGKEPPTFACVGTNDGIASYKTMEDRINRIKANGTDAEIEVFQGLSHGFGLGEGTAAEGWIDNAIKFWEKHMTR, encoded by the coding sequence ATGAGAAAAATCGTAATTACAGGACTGATTTTGTTCATGGCGTTGCTGATTGCTGCCTGCGGCAGTACAGAAGAGTCTTTGAGTGAGGCGGCAATGGAAGATACAGTAATAACAAAGACATCGAATATGAATTCCCAGGAAGCAGAGCAGAATGTCATGATTCCGAAAGCGATTGAAGAAATTCCTGATGGGTATTTTAAAGCATCAGAGCAGCCTGGAACGTTAACGGATCTATATTACGATACCTATGAATCCTTTTCTTATGATGAAAAATCAAAACCACTTAAAAAACATGCGGTTGTATATCTCCCCTATGGCTATAGTAAGAATCAAAAATACGATGTGTTCTATCTGATGCATGGCGGCTGGGGCGATGAGACCACGATACTCGGAATCCCGACCCAACCATCCTCCTTTAAGAACGTCATTGATAATGCGATTGCTGCAGGCGAGATCAAACCGCTGATCATAGTATGTCCGACTTATAATAATACAAATGAAAATGGACTGGATTCTGCCAACTTTTCTCTGGCGATGCAGCTAACGAGGAACTACCATAACGAGTTATTAAATGATCTGATCCCTGCGGTGGAAGGAACGTACAGCACCTATGCCGCAAGTACATCTGCAGAAGATCTGATCGCTTCCCGTGATCACCGGGGATTCGGCGGATTTTCCATGGGATCGGTCGCAACCTGGCGGACATTCCAATACGGACTTGATTACTTTCACTATTTCCTGCCGATGAGCTGCGGCACAACTCTGGATGACAAAGAGATCTTTGCTGCAGCTGACGGACATGATCCGAATGATTACTTCGTCTTTGTGATGACAGGAACCGATGATTTTGCGTACACCTACGACAAAAACAGAACGGATCTGATGCGAACATCCGCCTATTTTACCGATGTCGATGATAAGGCGAGCGGCAATTTTGCTTTTCATGTTAAAAAAGGATATTCCCATGGCGGAAACGCTGCGATGGAATACACCTATAACGGGATGAAAGCATTCTGGAGCGGTAAGGAGGAGACACAGGAGAAACAGCAGGGGGTTCGGTCAGTCTTGGGAAATGATCAATCCTATAAAGCTTTCACTGCAGATACAAGGATCAAAGATGTGATACAGGATCCAGCTTTCGGAAATTTCGGAAGGCTTCTCTTTCCGACAGATAAAGGGTACTATGGCGGGGATACTCTTGGAAAACTCTCCCTGACATGGTATAGCAACATTAACCCGGACAGAACGGTGGAAATCGCAAATTACCTTAAAGAACGCGTCCTGTCGGGAGATACTGTTTTCTATGATATTTATTCAGATGAAGAAAAAGCGCAGGATCCTGACAAAGAGGATACAGGGCTGTTCTTTTTCCGCGGCAATAAAGGCGCAAAAACAGCAATTGTCAATGCAGGCGGGGGATTTGTATTTGTCGGTGCGATGCAGGACAGTTTTCCGCATGCTCTTGAACTCAGCAAAAAGGGGTATAACGCATTTGCTTTAATTTATCGCCCAGGTTCACAGACAGCCTGTGAGGACCTTGCAAGGGCAATTGCTTTCCTGCATGAGAACGCCGACGAACTCGGAATAGACATGCAAGACTATTCTCTCTGGGGAGGGTCTGCCGGAGCGCGTATGGCAGCATGGCTTGGAAGCTACGGTACTGAGAGCTTTGGAGAAAAGAGATATCCGCGTCCTGCGGCTGTCATTATGCAGTATACCGGTTTGTCGGAAGTGACGGGAAAGGAACCCCCGACATTTGCATGCGTGGGAACGAATGACGGAATTGCATCTTACAAAACGATGGAAGACAGAATCAACAGGATTAAGGCAAATGGAACCGATGCGGAAATAGAGGTCTTTCAGGGACTTTCACATGGATTTGGGCTTGGGGAAGGAACCGCCGCAGAAGGCTGGATAGATAATGCTATAAAATTTTGGGAAAAACACATGACAAGATAA
- a CDS encoding flavodoxin: protein MNKFKEGKTLITYYSREGNNYVNGRIVNLQVGNTEVAAKMIQKITGGKLFRINTIKKYPEDYTETTKVAQQELRDNARPDLSAYLENIDDYEVIILGYPNWWGTMPMPVFTFLEKYDFAGKTILPFCTHEGSGMGCSESDIKKLCPNSKVLRGLAIRGGNVNNSEKDINHWLKNINI from the coding sequence ATGAATAAATTTAAAGAAGGAAAAACTCTTATAACCTACTATTCAAGAGAAGGAAACAATTATGTCAATGGACGCATTGTAAATTTGCAGGTTGGCAATACGGAAGTTGCTGCTAAAATGATTCAGAAAATAACCGGTGGTAAACTGTTCCGCATTAATACAATAAAGAAATATCCTGAGGATTATACGGAAACCACCAAAGTTGCCCAGCAGGAACTGCGTGACAATGCAAGGCCTGATCTTTCAGCGTATCTTGAAAATATAGATGACTATGAAGTTATCATTCTGGGCTATCCCAACTGGTGGGGAACCATGCCGATGCCGGTATTCACTTTTCTCGAAAAATATGATTTTGCCGGAAAGACCATTCTTCCCTTCTGCACCCACGAAGGAAGCGGCATGGGATGCAGTGAAAGCGATATAAAAAAGCTGTGCCCAAATTCAAAAGTATTGAGAGGGCTGGCAATCCGTGGCGGGAACGTAAACAACTCGGAAAAAGATATTAACCATTGGTTGAAAAATATTAACATCTGA
- a CDS encoding aldo/keto reductase: MKKVVLNNGVEMPILGFGVYQINDAEQCERCVCDAIEAGYRLIDTAASYGNEEAVGRAIKRSGVPREELFVTTKLWIQNAGYEKTKKAFEKSLKNLQLDYLDLYLIHQPFGDVYGSWRAMEELYREGKIRAIGVSNFYPDRLVDLILNNEITPAVNQVETHPFCQQIDSQKIMEEYKVQIESWGPFAEGRNNMFQNEALMSLAQKHNKSVAQIILRWLVQRGVVAIPKSVRKERIVENINIFDFELSSEDMDKIAALDKKESAFFSHRDPEMVKWICSLKR, from the coding sequence ATGAAAAAGGTAGTTTTAAATAATGGTGTGGAGATGCCAATTTTAGGGTTCGGCGTTTATCAAATAAATGATGCCGAGCAGTGTGAACGCTGTGTTTGTGATGCAATTGAAGCAGGGTATCGTCTGATAGATACCGCTGCATCATACGGCAATGAAGAAGCTGTAGGGAGAGCAATAAAAAGAAGCGGTGTTCCAAGAGAAGAACTTTTCGTTACTACGAAACTTTGGATTCAGAATGCCGGTTATGAAAAAACCAAAAAAGCCTTTGAAAAATCGCTTAAGAATCTTCAGCTTGATTATCTCGACCTTTATTTGATTCATCAGCCTTTTGGCGATGTGTATGGCTCATGGCGTGCTATGGAGGAGCTGTACCGTGAGGGAAAAATCAGGGCGATTGGAGTAAGCAACTTTTACCCAGACAGGCTTGTTGATTTAATCCTCAATAACGAAATAACTCCTGCGGTAAATCAGGTAGAAACGCATCCATTTTGCCAGCAAATTGACAGTCAAAAAATAATGGAAGAATACAAAGTGCAAATAGAATCCTGGGGTCCTTTTGCCGAGGGCAGAAACAACATGTTCCAAAATGAAGCGCTGATGTCGCTGGCCCAAAAGCACAACAAATCTGTTGCTCAAATTATACTGCGCTGGCTTGTGCAGAGGGGAGTTGTTGCAATTCCAAAATCAGTGCGTAAAGAAAGAATTGTTGAGAATATCAACATATTTGATTTTGAGCTTTCTTCAGAAGATATGGATAAAATTGCAGCATTGGATAAAAAAGAAAGTGCTTTCTTTTCACATAGGGACCCTGAAATGGTCAAATGGATTTGTTCATTAAAGAGATAG
- a CDS encoding SLATT domain-containing protein produces MDKYSLLKSLAEKGYNIGFGARKTFLSYGIYSKIPRFLSLCTVFVGVYQMTTRYKNLNPGTQEIVSVIIICIGILALILDAGSKDKEHYNQVGKQLASLYNELQTMYNTVKNMDDHADFSPFEKRMKEIEAEVHRIAISTKCHLPIFLPTFTFSMVAPKLIGLMSSYTSPSRINFHFYTTKQSSYMG; encoded by the coding sequence ATGGATAAATACAGTTTATTGAAAAGCCTGGCTGAGAAGGGGTATAACATTGGTTTTGGAGCCAGAAAGACCTTTTTGTCCTATGGCATTTATAGCAAAATTCCTAGATTTTTAAGCCTGTGTACTGTCTTTGTGGGTGTCTACCAGATGACGACACGCTATAAAAACCTGAACCCCGGAACTCAGGAGATTGTTTCGGTTATTATTATCTGTATAGGTATTTTAGCCCTAATACTAGATGCCGGAAGTAAGGATAAAGAACATTACAATCAGGTTGGTAAACAATTGGCCAGTCTTTATAACGAACTCCAGACCATGTACAATACAGTAAAGAATATGGATGATCATGCAGACTTTTCTCCGTTCGAAAAAAGGATGAAGGAAATCGAAGCAGAGGTTCATCGTATCGCCATATCGACCAAGTGCCATTTACCCATATTTTTACCAACCTTTACTTTTTCTATGGTGGCACCCAAATTGATTGGATTAATGAGCAGTTACACTTCACCATCAAGGATAAATTTCCATTTTTACACTACGAAGCAATCGTCCTATATGGGTTAG
- a CDS encoding cupin domain-containing protein: MADLNNSVIFPKGEKLESNNFSGNVWLNMIVPPHSKLGCPIGNVTFEPGCRNNWHKHPGGQILLVTGGRGWYQEEGKEARELRAGDIVEIPCNVKHWHGAAKDSWLVHLAIEANPKAGPVEWLEPVDDEAYEKLK; the protein is encoded by the coding sequence ATGGCAGATTTAAACAACAGCGTAATATTTCCCAAAGGAGAAAAGCTGGAGAGCAACAATTTCAGCGGCAATGTATGGCTGAATATGATTGTGCCACCCCACTCAAAACTTGGCTGTCCTATCGGCAATGTTACATTTGAACCGGGCTGCCGGAACAACTGGCATAAGCACCCCGGAGGGCAAATTCTGCTTGTTACGGGCGGCCGAGGCTGGTATCAGGAGGAAGGAAAAGAAGCCCGTGAGCTTCGCGCAGGCGATATCGTTGAAATTCCATGCAATGTTAAACACTGGCATGGCGCGGCGAAGGATAGCTGGCTCGTTCATCTGGCAATAGAAGCAAATCCGAAAGCCGGTCCCGTTGAATGGCTGGAACCGGTAGACGATGAAGCCTATGAGAAGCTGAAATAA
- a CDS encoding SWIM zinc finger family protein yields the protein MLRKVLSKVEEGRFSRALVGLQQGWQFEVRHRVFVQRGVDVSGYVKYAGKKYGVTIQPTGCFCSCEDALVRRVLCKHIAFVAMAELAYYAAERSAHRQPEEVRPT from the coding sequence ATGTTGAGAAAAGTGCTGTCCAAAGTAGAAGAAGGTCGTTTTTCCCGCGCCCTGGTGGGCCTGCAGCAAGGCTGGCAGTTTGAAGTCAGGCACCGGGTGTTTGTCCAGCGTGGGGTGGATGTGTCCGGCTACGTCAAATATGCAGGCAAGAAGTACGGCGTCACCATCCAGCCCACTGGCTGCTTTTGCAGCTGCGAGGATGCCCTGGTCAGAAGGGTGCTGTGCAAGCACATCGCCTTTGTGGCGATGGCCGAGCTGGCCTACTACGCCGCCGAGCGCAGTGCCCACCGCCAGCCGGAGGAGGTACGGCCCACCTAG
- a CDS encoding methyl-accepting chemotaxis protein → MGIRFKLLSGFGVVLLLLLLVSGISYRQLENVEQTFTNFIDRELQLTEEAKNVQVSFAVTEAALKTYVIFGNQEHLEKFTALDGQTDRSIKEVKKLALHDQTRQLATQIEQSMAAYDQYSEEIVSLVQSGKLEEARMYIHSNQQVADNFHRAVEQLVKFEDKEAQEAQRSVQQKVDSVNRFVILLTLVTLLAGVLLALFMGRLIAHPLQQMAQEAAKIASGDLSGRDLPVKNRDELSTLARSFNQMRANLRALAGHLIHTADSLTTAAAGLSQQTQHTATAASRNSATISEISAFADQIAHNTHQVATVAQETASTAEAVQQGMAGITQQIEVIATSGQHASQMLQKLVQELSQVNQIVELITHIADQTNMLALNAAIESARAGDQGRGFAVVAEEVRKLAEQSAAAAGEIRTHIEQIHTDSGTAVASMDTGTANIKNGAEVIHEASGRFSSLLHTIGGLSGQVQQLSAAVQQISAGVQNVAATTEEQTAALQEVSSATEELTKLADALKAAANGFKI, encoded by the coding sequence TTGGGAATTCGGTTCAAACTATTATCCGGCTTTGGTGTGGTGTTGTTACTTTTACTACTGGTGAGTGGCATTTCCTACAGGCAACTAGAAAATGTGGAGCAAACCTTTACGAACTTTATTGACAGGGAGTTGCAGTTAACGGAAGAAGCAAAGAATGTTCAGGTTTCCTTTGCAGTTACCGAAGCCGCTCTCAAAACCTATGTGATTTTTGGCAACCAAGAGCATCTGGAAAAATTCACAGCCCTGGATGGTCAAACCGACCGTTCGATTAAAGAAGTTAAAAAATTAGCCCTGCATGACCAGACACGGCAACTGGCCACGCAAATTGAGCAATCGATGGCAGCTTATGATCAATACTCAGAGGAGATTGTTTCCCTGGTTCAGTCCGGTAAGTTAGAAGAAGCTCGGATGTATATCCACAGCAACCAGCAGGTAGCCGATAATTTCCACCGGGCGGTGGAACAATTGGTCAAGTTTGAGGATAAGGAAGCCCAAGAGGCCCAACGCAGTGTCCAGCAGAAAGTGGATAGCGTAAATCGCTTTGTAATTCTGCTAACCCTCGTCACCCTGCTGGCCGGTGTCCTGCTGGCCCTGTTCATGGGAAGGCTGATTGCCCATCCTTTGCAACAAATGGCCCAGGAAGCGGCCAAGATCGCCTCTGGTGATTTAAGCGGCAGAGACTTACCGGTGAAAAACCGGGATGAACTAAGCACACTGGCCCGTTCCTTTAACCAAATGCGAGCAAATCTCCGGGCCTTAGCGGGGCACCTGATCCATACGGCGGACAGCCTAACCACCGCTGCGGCTGGTTTATCCCAGCAAACCCAGCACACCGCTACCGCCGCCAGCCGCAATTCTGCCACCATTTCTGAAATTTCTGCTTTCGCAGATCAGATTGCCCACAACACCCACCAGGTGGCGACAGTGGCCCAGGAGACAGCCAGCACCGCCGAGGCAGTCCAGCAAGGTATGGCGGGGATCACCCAACAAATTGAGGTCATTGCTACTTCTGGCCAACACGCCTCCCAAATGTTGCAAAAACTGGTGCAAGAACTAAGCCAAGTCAATCAGATTGTAGAGTTAATTACCCACATCGCCGACCAGACCAATATGCTGGCTTTAAACGCCGCCATCGAATCCGCCCGAGCCGGAGACCAGGGCAGAGGCTTTGCCGTGGTGGCGGAGGAAGTACGCAAACTGGCAGAGCAGTCGGCCGCTGCCGCCGGAGAAATTCGTACACACATTGAGCAAATCCACACCGACTCCGGAACGGCTGTGGCTTCAATGGACACAGGTACTGCCAATATCAAAAACGGTGCCGAAGTCATTCATGAAGCGAGCGGTCGCTTTAGCTCACTACTGCATACCATCGGAGGCTTGTCGGGCCAGGTGCAGCAACTATCCGCCGCCGTGCAGCAGATTTCCGCTGGCGTACAAAATGTGGCTGCCACCACCGAAGAACAAACAGCGGCCCTGCAGGAGGTTTCCTCCGCCACCGAAGAATTAACCAAACTGGCCGATGCCTTAAAGGCCGCTGCCAATGGTTTTAAAATATAA
- a CDS encoding SMODS domain-containing nucleotidyltransferase, which yields MSISDKFSTLIDNLKITNGDTISSRYKAITKRLNTDFWNSSSEISHSRYVGSVGRGTAIRGVSDVDMVMELPSDVYWQHDAYKSNGQSALLQAVKESIKKTYPNTHNVGDGQVVVVSFTDGIKFEVIPVFLNREGTYTYPDANNGGGWKVTDPVAEINAINDANNTYNQKVKHLAKMARAWKEKCNVPVPGILIDTLVFNFMKKWEYNDKSFLYYDFMTRDFLKYLSEQNPSQGYWLAPGSNRRVYGKGKFESKAKSSYNDALRAIEYENAKKEYSANQEWRKIFGNYFPS from the coding sequence ATGTCAATATCCGATAAGTTTAGTACACTAATTGATAACCTTAAGATTACGAATGGGGACACCATTTCTAGCCGATATAAGGCCATTACGAAAAGACTGAACACTGATTTTTGGAATTCTTCCTCAGAGATAAGCCATAGCAGATATGTAGGCTCAGTGGGTAGGGGTACTGCTATTAGGGGTGTAAGTGACGTTGATATGGTCATGGAATTGCCAAGTGATGTTTACTGGCAACATGATGCCTATAAAAGTAATGGCCAATCGGCCCTTCTACAAGCTGTTAAGGAAAGCATAAAGAAAACCTATCCTAATACTCATAATGTTGGGGATGGACAAGTTGTGGTTGTGAGTTTCACTGACGGGATTAAATTTGAGGTTATACCAGTATTTTTAAATCGTGAAGGAACCTACACTTATCCAGATGCTAACAATGGCGGAGGTTGGAAAGTAACCGACCCAGTAGCCGAAATTAATGCCATTAATGATGCAAACAACACCTACAATCAAAAAGTAAAGCACCTAGCCAAAATGGCCAGAGCATGGAAGGAAAAGTGCAATGTACCTGTTCCGGGCATATTGATTGATACCCTGGTTTTTAATTTTATGAAGAAATGGGAATACAATGATAAATCGTTTTTGTATTATGATTTTATGACCAGGGATTTCCTAAAGTATTTATCCGAACAAAACCCTAGCCAGGGTTACTGGCTAGCCCCTGGAAGTAACCGAAGAGTGTATGGAAAGGGTAAATTTGAATCAAAGGCTAAAAGCAGTTACAACGATGCTCTTAGGGCCATAGAATATGAAAATGCCAAGAAAGAGTACTCAGCTAACCAAGAATGGAGGAAAATATTCGGGAACTATTTTCCGAGTTAA
- a CDS encoding UPF0175 family protein — MQEGKLTLKIPDSLLIAGFRLKELQADAAQRLALSYYADGILSFGQAAKMCDMTAWEFSNLLAHKKVHINYDLEDIEKELELGKELGYI; from the coding sequence ATGCAAGAAGGTAAGCTAACCTTAAAAATCCCCGACAGCCTGCTAATAGCTGGATTTCGTCTGAAAGAACTACAAGCTGATGCAGCTCAAAGACTGGCCCTGTCTTACTACGCTGATGGAATACTTTCCTTTGGCCAAGCAGCAAAAATGTGCGATATGACCGCCTGGGAATTTTCCAATTTACTAGCCCACAAAAAAGTCCATATCAATTACGACTTGGAAGATATCGAAAAGGAATTAGAATTGGGCAAGGAGTTGGGATACATTTAG
- a CDS encoding MerR family transcriptional regulator, with amino-acid sequence MYYTIGEIAKKVNISPHTLRFYAKEGLLPFVERSESGIRMFKDEDFQWLMIIECLKKAGMPIKDIKTLIDLTMEGDATIGQRLEIFKKQKEAVEKQIAQLQETLDLLKYKCWYYETAKKAGTCAVLNTIKMEDIPEDIRPVKENLKKVRKLY; translated from the coding sequence ATGTACTACACCATTGGTGAGATCGCTAAAAAAGTAAATATTTCCCCGCACACCTTACGCTTTTATGCGAAAGAAGGATTACTGCCCTTTGTTGAACGGAGCGAAAGCGGCATCAGAATGTTTAAAGATGAAGATTTTCAATGGCTGATGATAATTGAATGCTTAAAAAAAGCCGGCATGCCAATTAAAGATATTAAAACCCTCATTGACTTGACTATGGAAGGCGATGCAACAATCGGCCAAAGGCTTGAAATATTTAAAAAGCAGAAAGAAGCTGTCGAAAAACAAATTGCCCAGTTGCAGGAAACGCTTGACCTTTTGAAATATAAATGCTGGTACTATGAAACAGCAAAAAAAGCCGGTACTTGCGCAGTACTTAATACAATTAAAATGGAGGATATACCGGAAGATATACGGCCTGTAAAAGAAAATCTTAAAAAAGTCCGCAAACTGTATTAA
- a CDS encoding iron-containing alcohol dehydrogenase, giving the protein MYNFVFQNTTKIYFGENQLEHLGEELKQYGTRVLLTYGGGSIKKIGLYDKVMDELKKTGLTVFELSGIEPNPRHTTVNKGADICKKENIDVLLAVGGGSTIDCTKAISAAAFYDGDSWDLVTHKAPVTKALPIVTILTLSATGSEMDSAAVISNLDTNEKYGLIHPLLQPKVSFLDPANTYSVSAFQTACGAADILSHIFDCFYFTASKKMDMVDRVMEDVIKTVVKYAPIAVKEPENYEARANLMWASSWALNGFLTTGGFQAPSCHAMEHELSAFYDITHGLGLAILTPRWMEYILDESSAPQFKKFGVNIFGVDESLSDMEGAERAIECLSDFLFKTLGLQSTLTEIGIDDKKFKVMAKKACRGDVLQGFKALTPEDVENIFRMCL; this is encoded by the coding sequence ATGTATAATTTTGTATTTCAAAACACAACTAAAATCTATTTTGGAGAAAACCAGTTGGAGCATTTGGGCGAAGAATTAAAGCAATACGGCACCCGTGTGTTGCTGACTTATGGGGGAGGATCCATCAAAAAAATCGGCCTTTACGACAAGGTTATGGATGAATTGAAAAAGACAGGGCTTACTGTTTTTGAACTTTCCGGCATTGAGCCAAATCCCCGGCACACCACCGTCAATAAGGGCGCGGATATATGCAAAAAGGAAAATATTGACGTGCTTCTTGCCGTCGGAGGCGGTTCCACCATCGACTGCACAAAGGCAATTTCCGCCGCCGCATTTTACGACGGAGATAGCTGGGATCTGGTAACGCATAAGGCTCCAGTCACAAAGGCGCTGCCTATTGTAACGATATTGACTTTGTCCGCTACCGGCTCGGAAATGGACTCAGCTGCGGTCATCAGCAATCTGGACACAAACGAAAAGTACGGTCTTATCCATCCTCTGCTTCAGCCGAAGGTGTCCTTCCTTGACCCGGCCAACACCTATTCGGTAAGTGCTTTCCAGACGGCCTGCGGTGCCGCGGATATCTTGTCCCATATTTTTGACTGCTTTTATTTTACAGCATCAAAGAAAATGGACATGGTGGACCGCGTTATGGAGGACGTAATAAAAACCGTAGTCAAATACGCCCCCATTGCCGTAAAGGAACCGGAAAACTATGAGGCAAGAGCCAACCTCATGTGGGCATCCTCTTGGGCGCTGAACGGCTTCTTAACAACCGGGGGATTTCAGGCCCCCAGCTGCCATGCCATGGAGCACGAGCTCTCTGCCTTTTATGATATTACCCACGGGCTTGGCCTTGCAATCCTTACTCCCCGCTGGATGGAATATATTTTGGATGAATCCTCCGCGCCGCAGTTTAAGAAATTCGGTGTCAATATATTTGGAGTCGACGAGTCGCTTTCCGATATGGAAGGGGCAGAACGTGCTATCGAGTGCCTGAGCGATTTTCTTTTCAAGACGCTGGGCCTGCAAAGCACCCTTACCGAAATCGGCATTGATGATAAAAAATTTAAAGTCATGGCGAAAAAGGCCTGCAGAGGGGATGTATTGCAAGGGTTTAAGGCTTTGACTCCGGAAGATGTGGAGAATATCTTCAGGATGTGCTTGTGA
- a CDS encoding RibD family protein, producing MDRPYIICHMVMSLDGKVTGDFLGKSEYGKFIEDYYRIHREYGADGFLCGRVTMEGSFPQPPVSPHKYDGPPIAREDYIAHKAAFYAVAVDPKGKLWWNGRAISDPDEGYDGAHIIEVLTESVPDAFLAHLRDKGVSYIFGGKTELELALVLKKLKNLFSIEKLLLEGGGNVNGSFLQEELIDEISLVVIPAAECSENAIPLFKTGKYGAKTASAKSFHLKEAKRLNDDGLWLIYSKN from the coding sequence ATGGACAGACCGTATATCATATGCCACATGGTAATGTCACTGGACGGAAAGGTCACCGGAGATTTTTTGGGAAAAAGCGAATACGGTAAATTTATTGAGGACTACTATAGGATACACAGGGAATACGGCGCAGACGGCTTCCTCTGCGGCAGGGTGACGATGGAGGGCAGTTTTCCCCAACCGCCAGTTTCCCCGCATAAGTACGACGGCCCGCCCATTGCGCGGGAGGATTATATCGCACATAAAGCGGCGTTTTATGCGGTTGCAGTAGACCCGAAGGGAAAGCTCTGGTGGAATGGTCGTGCAATTTCCGACCCGGACGAAGGCTATGATGGCGCGCATATCATAGAGGTGCTGACAGAAAGCGTTCCAGACGCCTTTCTGGCGCATTTACGGGACAAGGGTGTTTCCTATATCTTCGGCGGGAAAACCGAGCTGGAGCTTGCACTTGTCCTCAAAAAGCTTAAAAATTTGTTCAGCATTGAAAAACTGCTGCTGGAGGGCGGCGGAAATGTCAATGGATCCTTTTTGCAGGAGGAGCTGATTGATGAAATCAGCCTTGTGGTAATACCAGCAGCCGAATGCAGTGAAAATGCTATCCCGCTTTTCAAAACAGGAAAATATGGCGCAAAAACTGCATCAGCAAAGTCCTTTCATCTGAAAGAAGCAAAAAGACTAAACGATGATGGCCTTTGGCTAATCTATTCAAAAAATTAA
- a CDS encoding flavodoxin family protein — protein sequence MKVLLINGSPNEKGCTYTALSEVAKTLTVQGIETEIIHVGNKDIRGCIGCRKCKTTGKCVFNDIVNETAPKFEQVDGIVIGSPVYYASANGTLISFLDRLFYSVLADKTMKVGAAVVSARRGGCSATFDEINKYFTISGMPIASSQYWNSVHGYTPDDVRKDEEGLQTMRTLGKNMAFLIKSISLGKEKFGLPEKEQRIATNFIR from the coding sequence ATGAAAGTATTATTAATAAATGGAAGCCCAAATGAGAAAGGATGTACATATACGGCTTTGAGCGAAGTAGCAAAAACTTTGACAGTACAAGGAATTGAAACAGAAATTATCCATGTGGGAAATAAGGATATCAGAGGATGCATAGGATGCCGCAAATGCAAAACCACAGGCAAATGCGTGTTTAATGATATTGTAAATGAAACAGCGCCTAAGTTTGAGCAAGTGGATGGCATTGTAATTGGATCGCCTGTATATTACGCATCGGCAAACGGAACGCTTATATCTTTTTTAGACCGTCTTTTTTATAGTGTGCTGGCTGATAAAACCATGAAGGTAGGAGCGGCGGTTGTATCGGCAAGGAGAGGCGGATGCTCAGCCACCTTTGATGAAATCAATAAATATTTTACAATTTCAGGCATGCCAATTGCTTCAAGTCAATATTGGAACAGTGTTCATGGATATACGCCAGATGATGTCCGAAAAGACGAAGAAGGACTACAAACAATGCGCACACTAGGCAAAAATATGGCATTTTTAATCAAGAGCATATCATTAGGAAAAGAAAAGTTCGGCTTACCGGAAAAAGAGCAGCGAATTGCTACCAATTTTATTCGATAG